A part of Haliotis asinina isolate JCU_RB_2024 chromosome 10, JCU_Hal_asi_v2, whole genome shotgun sequence genomic DNA contains:
- the LOC137297943 gene encoding PTB domain-containing engulfment adapter protein 1-like isoform X1, translated as MDAIKVARDYFVSSQSSLLIENREFGHRKFIHLGNQKPRQQSSSKLSSPSTEKSSPLKDKEFSILTPQTKGMRSGNKQWMHPSDALLKGHILYNVKFLGECMVDNPKGTEVVKEAIRKMKFNKHIKRAEGQKPPKVELTISADGVTIQDPRTKMIMHQYPLHRISYCADDKSDKRMFTFIAKSPNTSQHFCYVFDSDKCAEEITLTVGQAFDLAYKRFLESSSKDMDIKKQFLLLQKKVQTLTFENQELKKRISELESIKDRSDVQDYMKSNQISDLSTVTYNLQESSTDDDFSSTSEQESQSAVGRRLENLVFDDFPPSSQTNGTNGTNGNTTPGGAQRQNSAQPTPLLSPPPPSTRTRSHTQPAAQGVAAAASQKQKGFSGNPFSPTSMGAASSSDPFGMGAFNPSTSELDRAIQNVDQELLDLQTGFSRGLSIGTDDFSLDDLDPLNQRS; from the exons ATGGATGCTATCAAAGTTGCACGTGATTACTTTGTCAGTAGTCAGAGTAGTCTGCTTATTGAAAACAGGGAGTTTGGACACAGGAAGTTCATCCATCTTGGAAACCAGAAGCCACGGCAACAGAGTAGTTCCAAGCTGTCGTCACCATCCACGGAGAAAAGTTCTCCATTAAAAGACAAGGAGTTTTCAATATTGACACCGCAGACAAAGGGCATGAGGTCAG GTAACAAACAGTGGATGCACCCATCGGATGCCCTCTTGAAGGGCCACATCCTGTACAATGTCAAG TTCCTGGGAGAGTGTATGGTGGATAATCCCAAAGGGACAGAGGTGGTCAAGGAAGCTATCAGAAAAATGAAA TTCAACAAGCATATTAAAAGGGCAGAGGGCCAGAAACCTCCCAAGGTGGAGCTGACAATATCAGCTGATGGGGTGACGATTCAAGACCCTCGAACCAAG ATGATCATGCATCAGTATCCTCTCCATCGGATATCCTACTGTGCTGATGACAAATCGGACAAAAGGATGTTTACTTTTATTGCCAAGTCACCAAATACTAGTCAACATTTCTGCTACGTCTTCGACAGTGATAAGTGT GCGGAGGAGATCACTCTGACGGTGGGACAGGCGTTTGACCTGGCTTACAAGCGCTTCCTCGAGTCATCCAGCAAAGACATGGACATCAAGAAACAGTTTTTGCTTCTGCAGAAAAAG GTTCAGACACTGACATTTGAAAATCAGGAGTTGAAAAAAAGGATTTCAGAGCTGGAATCAATCAAAGACCGATCGGATGTCCAGGATTACATGAAAAGTAACCAG ATATCAGACCTTTCAACTGTGACCTATAATCTCCAGGAAAGTTCAACAGATGATGATTTTTCTTCCACATCTGAACAAGAG TCTCAGTCAGCAGTAGGCAGACGTCTGGAGAATCTTGTGTTTGATGACTTCCCTCCATCATCACAGACAAACGGCACTAATGGAACCAATGGCAACACCACACCAGGTGGCGCCCAACGACAGAACTCTGCTCAACCTACTCCCCTAT TGTCACCCCCGCCCCCGTCGACAAGGACGCGAAGTCACACCCAGCCTGCAGCTCAGGGTGTGGCGGCTGCAGCCTCACAGAAACAGAAAG GATTTAGCGGTAACCCATTCTCCCCGACCTCCATGGGAGCCGCCTCGTCATCAGATCCGTTTGGCATGGGAGCGTTCAATCCATCGACTTCAGAGCTGGACCGAGCTATCCAGAATGTTGACCAGGAACTGTTAGATTTACAG ACTGGCTTCAGTCGAGGGCTTTCAATAGGAACAGATGATTTCTCCTTAGATGACCTTGACCCCTTAAACCAGAGGTCATGA
- the LOC137297943 gene encoding PTB domain-containing engulfment adapter protein 1-like isoform X5 — protein MDAIKVARDYFVSSQSSLLIENREFGHRKFIHLGNQKPRQQSSSKLSSPSTEKSSPLKDKEFSILTPQTKGMRSGNKQWMHPSDALLKGHILYNVKFLGECMVDNPKGTEVVKEAIRKMKFNKHIKRAEGQKPPKVELTISADGVTIQDPRTKMIMHQYPLHRISYCADDKSDKRMFTFIAKSPNTSQHFCYVFDSDKCAEEITLTVGQAFDLAYKRFLESSSKDMDIKKQFLLLQKKVQTLTFENQELKKRISELESIKDRSDVQDYMKSNQSQSAVGRRLENLVFDDFPPSSQTNGTNGTNGNTTPGGAQRQNSAQPTPLLSPPPPSTRTRSHTQPAAQGVAAAASQKQKGFSGNPFSPTSMGAASSSDPFGMGAFNPSTSELDRAIQNVDQELLDLQTGFSRGLSIGTDDFSLDDLDPLNQRS, from the exons ATGGATGCTATCAAAGTTGCACGTGATTACTTTGTCAGTAGTCAGAGTAGTCTGCTTATTGAAAACAGGGAGTTTGGACACAGGAAGTTCATCCATCTTGGAAACCAGAAGCCACGGCAACAGAGTAGTTCCAAGCTGTCGTCACCATCCACGGAGAAAAGTTCTCCATTAAAAGACAAGGAGTTTTCAATATTGACACCGCAGACAAAGGGCATGAGGTCAG GTAACAAACAGTGGATGCACCCATCGGATGCCCTCTTGAAGGGCCACATCCTGTACAATGTCAAG TTCCTGGGAGAGTGTATGGTGGATAATCCCAAAGGGACAGAGGTGGTCAAGGAAGCTATCAGAAAAATGAAA TTCAACAAGCATATTAAAAGGGCAGAGGGCCAGAAACCTCCCAAGGTGGAGCTGACAATATCAGCTGATGGGGTGACGATTCAAGACCCTCGAACCAAG ATGATCATGCATCAGTATCCTCTCCATCGGATATCCTACTGTGCTGATGACAAATCGGACAAAAGGATGTTTACTTTTATTGCCAAGTCACCAAATACTAGTCAACATTTCTGCTACGTCTTCGACAGTGATAAGTGT GCGGAGGAGATCACTCTGACGGTGGGACAGGCGTTTGACCTGGCTTACAAGCGCTTCCTCGAGTCATCCAGCAAAGACATGGACATCAAGAAACAGTTTTTGCTTCTGCAGAAAAAG GTTCAGACACTGACATTTGAAAATCAGGAGTTGAAAAAAAGGATTTCAGAGCTGGAATCAATCAAAGACCGATCGGATGTCCAGGATTACATGAAAAGTAACCAG TCTCAGTCAGCAGTAGGCAGACGTCTGGAGAATCTTGTGTTTGATGACTTCCCTCCATCATCACAGACAAACGGCACTAATGGAACCAATGGCAACACCACACCAGGTGGCGCCCAACGACAGAACTCTGCTCAACCTACTCCCCTAT TGTCACCCCCGCCCCCGTCGACAAGGACGCGAAGTCACACCCAGCCTGCAGCTCAGGGTGTGGCGGCTGCAGCCTCACAGAAACAGAAAG GATTTAGCGGTAACCCATTCTCCCCGACCTCCATGGGAGCCGCCTCGTCATCAGATCCGTTTGGCATGGGAGCGTTCAATCCATCGACTTCAGAGCTGGACCGAGCTATCCAGAATGTTGACCAGGAACTGTTAGATTTACAG ACTGGCTTCAGTCGAGGGCTTTCAATAGGAACAGATGATTTCTCCTTAGATGACCTTGACCCCTTAAACCAGAGGTCATGA
- the LOC137297943 gene encoding PTB domain-containing engulfment adapter protein 1-like isoform X2, with amino-acid sequence MPGKSYNLLIENREFGHRKFIHLGNQKPRQQSSSKLSSPSTEKSSPLKDKEFSILTPQTKGMRSGNKQWMHPSDALLKGHILYNVKFLGECMVDNPKGTEVVKEAIRKMKFNKHIKRAEGQKPPKVELTISADGVTIQDPRTKMIMHQYPLHRISYCADDKSDKRMFTFIAKSPNTSQHFCYVFDSDKCAEEITLTVGQAFDLAYKRFLESSSKDMDIKKQFLLLQKKVQTLTFENQELKKRISELESIKDRSDVQDYMKSNQISDLSTVTYNLQESSTDDDFSSTSEQESQSAVGRRLENLVFDDFPPSSQTNGTNGTNGNTTPGGAQRQNSAQPTPLLSPPPPSTRTRSHTQPAAQGVAAAASQKQKGFSGNPFSPTSMGAASSSDPFGMGAFNPSTSELDRAIQNVDQELLDLQTGFSRGLSIGTDDFSLDDLDPLNQRS; translated from the exons TCTGCTTATTGAAAACAGGGAGTTTGGACACAGGAAGTTCATCCATCTTGGAAACCAGAAGCCACGGCAACAGAGTAGTTCCAAGCTGTCGTCACCATCCACGGAGAAAAGTTCTCCATTAAAAGACAAGGAGTTTTCAATATTGACACCGCAGACAAAGGGCATGAGGTCAG GTAACAAACAGTGGATGCACCCATCGGATGCCCTCTTGAAGGGCCACATCCTGTACAATGTCAAG TTCCTGGGAGAGTGTATGGTGGATAATCCCAAAGGGACAGAGGTGGTCAAGGAAGCTATCAGAAAAATGAAA TTCAACAAGCATATTAAAAGGGCAGAGGGCCAGAAACCTCCCAAGGTGGAGCTGACAATATCAGCTGATGGGGTGACGATTCAAGACCCTCGAACCAAG ATGATCATGCATCAGTATCCTCTCCATCGGATATCCTACTGTGCTGATGACAAATCGGACAAAAGGATGTTTACTTTTATTGCCAAGTCACCAAATACTAGTCAACATTTCTGCTACGTCTTCGACAGTGATAAGTGT GCGGAGGAGATCACTCTGACGGTGGGACAGGCGTTTGACCTGGCTTACAAGCGCTTCCTCGAGTCATCCAGCAAAGACATGGACATCAAGAAACAGTTTTTGCTTCTGCAGAAAAAG GTTCAGACACTGACATTTGAAAATCAGGAGTTGAAAAAAAGGATTTCAGAGCTGGAATCAATCAAAGACCGATCGGATGTCCAGGATTACATGAAAAGTAACCAG ATATCAGACCTTTCAACTGTGACCTATAATCTCCAGGAAAGTTCAACAGATGATGATTTTTCTTCCACATCTGAACAAGAG TCTCAGTCAGCAGTAGGCAGACGTCTGGAGAATCTTGTGTTTGATGACTTCCCTCCATCATCACAGACAAACGGCACTAATGGAACCAATGGCAACACCACACCAGGTGGCGCCCAACGACAGAACTCTGCTCAACCTACTCCCCTAT TGTCACCCCCGCCCCCGTCGACAAGGACGCGAAGTCACACCCAGCCTGCAGCTCAGGGTGTGGCGGCTGCAGCCTCACAGAAACAGAAAG GATTTAGCGGTAACCCATTCTCCCCGACCTCCATGGGAGCCGCCTCGTCATCAGATCCGTTTGGCATGGGAGCGTTCAATCCATCGACTTCAGAGCTGGACCGAGCTATCCAGAATGTTGACCAGGAACTGTTAGATTTACAG ACTGGCTTCAGTCGAGGGCTTTCAATAGGAACAGATGATTTCTCCTTAGATGACCTTGACCCCTTAAACCAGAGGTCATGA
- the LOC137297943 gene encoding PTB domain-containing engulfment adapter protein 1-like isoform X3 yields MPGKSYKEFGHRKFIHLGNQKPRQQSSSKLSSPSTEKSSPLKDKEFSILTPQTKGMRSGNKQWMHPSDALLKGHILYNVKFLGECMVDNPKGTEVVKEAIRKMKFNKHIKRAEGQKPPKVELTISADGVTIQDPRTKMIMHQYPLHRISYCADDKSDKRMFTFIAKSPNTSQHFCYVFDSDKCAEEITLTVGQAFDLAYKRFLESSSKDMDIKKQFLLLQKKVQTLTFENQELKKRISELESIKDRSDVQDYMKSNQISDLSTVTYNLQESSTDDDFSSTSEQESQSAVGRRLENLVFDDFPPSSQTNGTNGTNGNTTPGGAQRQNSAQPTPLLSPPPPSTRTRSHTQPAAQGVAAAASQKQKGFSGNPFSPTSMGAASSSDPFGMGAFNPSTSELDRAIQNVDQELLDLQTGFSRGLSIGTDDFSLDDLDPLNQRS; encoded by the exons GGAGTTTGGACACAGGAAGTTCATCCATCTTGGAAACCAGAAGCCACGGCAACAGAGTAGTTCCAAGCTGTCGTCACCATCCACGGAGAAAAGTTCTCCATTAAAAGACAAGGAGTTTTCAATATTGACACCGCAGACAAAGGGCATGAGGTCAG GTAACAAACAGTGGATGCACCCATCGGATGCCCTCTTGAAGGGCCACATCCTGTACAATGTCAAG TTCCTGGGAGAGTGTATGGTGGATAATCCCAAAGGGACAGAGGTGGTCAAGGAAGCTATCAGAAAAATGAAA TTCAACAAGCATATTAAAAGGGCAGAGGGCCAGAAACCTCCCAAGGTGGAGCTGACAATATCAGCTGATGGGGTGACGATTCAAGACCCTCGAACCAAG ATGATCATGCATCAGTATCCTCTCCATCGGATATCCTACTGTGCTGATGACAAATCGGACAAAAGGATGTTTACTTTTATTGCCAAGTCACCAAATACTAGTCAACATTTCTGCTACGTCTTCGACAGTGATAAGTGT GCGGAGGAGATCACTCTGACGGTGGGACAGGCGTTTGACCTGGCTTACAAGCGCTTCCTCGAGTCATCCAGCAAAGACATGGACATCAAGAAACAGTTTTTGCTTCTGCAGAAAAAG GTTCAGACACTGACATTTGAAAATCAGGAGTTGAAAAAAAGGATTTCAGAGCTGGAATCAATCAAAGACCGATCGGATGTCCAGGATTACATGAAAAGTAACCAG ATATCAGACCTTTCAACTGTGACCTATAATCTCCAGGAAAGTTCAACAGATGATGATTTTTCTTCCACATCTGAACAAGAG TCTCAGTCAGCAGTAGGCAGACGTCTGGAGAATCTTGTGTTTGATGACTTCCCTCCATCATCACAGACAAACGGCACTAATGGAACCAATGGCAACACCACACCAGGTGGCGCCCAACGACAGAACTCTGCTCAACCTACTCCCCTAT TGTCACCCCCGCCCCCGTCGACAAGGACGCGAAGTCACACCCAGCCTGCAGCTCAGGGTGTGGCGGCTGCAGCCTCACAGAAACAGAAAG GATTTAGCGGTAACCCATTCTCCCCGACCTCCATGGGAGCCGCCTCGTCATCAGATCCGTTTGGCATGGGAGCGTTCAATCCATCGACTTCAGAGCTGGACCGAGCTATCCAGAATGTTGACCAGGAACTGTTAGATTTACAG ACTGGCTTCAGTCGAGGGCTTTCAATAGGAACAGATGATTTCTCCTTAGATGACCTTGACCCCTTAAACCAGAGGTCATGA
- the LOC137297943 gene encoding PTB domain-containing engulfment adapter protein 1-like isoform X6: protein MAKIFREFGHRKFIHLGNQKPRQQSSSKLSSPSTEKSSPLKDKEFSILTPQTKGMRSGNKQWMHPSDALLKGHILYNVKFLGECMVDNPKGTEVVKEAIRKMKFNKHIKRAEGQKPPKVELTISADGVTIQDPRTKMIMHQYPLHRISYCADDKSDKRMFTFIAKSPNTSQHFCYVFDSDKCAEEITLTVGQAFDLAYKRFLESSSKDMDIKKQFLLLQKKVQTLTFENQELKKRISELESIKDRSDVQDYMKSNQSQSAVGRRLENLVFDDFPPSSQTNGTNGTNGNTTPGGAQRQNSAQPTPLLSPPPPSTRTRSHTQPAAQGVAAAASQKQKGFSGNPFSPTSMGAASSSDPFGMGAFNPSTSELDRAIQNVDQELLDLQTGFSRGLSIGTDDFSLDDLDPLNQRS, encoded by the exons GGAGTTTGGACACAGGAAGTTCATCCATCTTGGAAACCAGAAGCCACGGCAACAGAGTAGTTCCAAGCTGTCGTCACCATCCACGGAGAAAAGTTCTCCATTAAAAGACAAGGAGTTTTCAATATTGACACCGCAGACAAAGGGCATGAGGTCAG GTAACAAACAGTGGATGCACCCATCGGATGCCCTCTTGAAGGGCCACATCCTGTACAATGTCAAG TTCCTGGGAGAGTGTATGGTGGATAATCCCAAAGGGACAGAGGTGGTCAAGGAAGCTATCAGAAAAATGAAA TTCAACAAGCATATTAAAAGGGCAGAGGGCCAGAAACCTCCCAAGGTGGAGCTGACAATATCAGCTGATGGGGTGACGATTCAAGACCCTCGAACCAAG ATGATCATGCATCAGTATCCTCTCCATCGGATATCCTACTGTGCTGATGACAAATCGGACAAAAGGATGTTTACTTTTATTGCCAAGTCACCAAATACTAGTCAACATTTCTGCTACGTCTTCGACAGTGATAAGTGT GCGGAGGAGATCACTCTGACGGTGGGACAGGCGTTTGACCTGGCTTACAAGCGCTTCCTCGAGTCATCCAGCAAAGACATGGACATCAAGAAACAGTTTTTGCTTCTGCAGAAAAAG GTTCAGACACTGACATTTGAAAATCAGGAGTTGAAAAAAAGGATTTCAGAGCTGGAATCAATCAAAGACCGATCGGATGTCCAGGATTACATGAAAAGTAACCAG TCTCAGTCAGCAGTAGGCAGACGTCTGGAGAATCTTGTGTTTGATGACTTCCCTCCATCATCACAGACAAACGGCACTAATGGAACCAATGGCAACACCACACCAGGTGGCGCCCAACGACAGAACTCTGCTCAACCTACTCCCCTAT TGTCACCCCCGCCCCCGTCGACAAGGACGCGAAGTCACACCCAGCCTGCAGCTCAGGGTGTGGCGGCTGCAGCCTCACAGAAACAGAAAG GATTTAGCGGTAACCCATTCTCCCCGACCTCCATGGGAGCCGCCTCGTCATCAGATCCGTTTGGCATGGGAGCGTTCAATCCATCGACTTCAGAGCTGGACCGAGCTATCCAGAATGTTGACCAGGAACTGTTAGATTTACAG ACTGGCTTCAGTCGAGGGCTTTCAATAGGAACAGATGATTTCTCCTTAGATGACCTTGACCCCTTAAACCAGAGGTCATGA
- the LOC137297943 gene encoding PTB domain-containing engulfment adapter protein 1-like isoform X4: MAKIFREFGHRKFIHLGNQKPRQQSSSKLSSPSTEKSSPLKDKEFSILTPQTKGMRSGNKQWMHPSDALLKGHILYNVKFLGECMVDNPKGTEVVKEAIRKMKFNKHIKRAEGQKPPKVELTISADGVTIQDPRTKMIMHQYPLHRISYCADDKSDKRMFTFIAKSPNTSQHFCYVFDSDKCAEEITLTVGQAFDLAYKRFLESSSKDMDIKKQFLLLQKKVQTLTFENQELKKRISELESIKDRSDVQDYMKSNQISDLSTVTYNLQESSTDDDFSSTSEQESQSAVGRRLENLVFDDFPPSSQTNGTNGTNGNTTPGGAQRQNSAQPTPLLSPPPPSTRTRSHTQPAAQGVAAAASQKQKGFSGNPFSPTSMGAASSSDPFGMGAFNPSTSELDRAIQNVDQELLDLQTGFSRGLSIGTDDFSLDDLDPLNQRS, translated from the exons GGAGTTTGGACACAGGAAGTTCATCCATCTTGGAAACCAGAAGCCACGGCAACAGAGTAGTTCCAAGCTGTCGTCACCATCCACGGAGAAAAGTTCTCCATTAAAAGACAAGGAGTTTTCAATATTGACACCGCAGACAAAGGGCATGAGGTCAG GTAACAAACAGTGGATGCACCCATCGGATGCCCTCTTGAAGGGCCACATCCTGTACAATGTCAAG TTCCTGGGAGAGTGTATGGTGGATAATCCCAAAGGGACAGAGGTGGTCAAGGAAGCTATCAGAAAAATGAAA TTCAACAAGCATATTAAAAGGGCAGAGGGCCAGAAACCTCCCAAGGTGGAGCTGACAATATCAGCTGATGGGGTGACGATTCAAGACCCTCGAACCAAG ATGATCATGCATCAGTATCCTCTCCATCGGATATCCTACTGTGCTGATGACAAATCGGACAAAAGGATGTTTACTTTTATTGCCAAGTCACCAAATACTAGTCAACATTTCTGCTACGTCTTCGACAGTGATAAGTGT GCGGAGGAGATCACTCTGACGGTGGGACAGGCGTTTGACCTGGCTTACAAGCGCTTCCTCGAGTCATCCAGCAAAGACATGGACATCAAGAAACAGTTTTTGCTTCTGCAGAAAAAG GTTCAGACACTGACATTTGAAAATCAGGAGTTGAAAAAAAGGATTTCAGAGCTGGAATCAATCAAAGACCGATCGGATGTCCAGGATTACATGAAAAGTAACCAG ATATCAGACCTTTCAACTGTGACCTATAATCTCCAGGAAAGTTCAACAGATGATGATTTTTCTTCCACATCTGAACAAGAG TCTCAGTCAGCAGTAGGCAGACGTCTGGAGAATCTTGTGTTTGATGACTTCCCTCCATCATCACAGACAAACGGCACTAATGGAACCAATGGCAACACCACACCAGGTGGCGCCCAACGACAGAACTCTGCTCAACCTACTCCCCTAT TGTCACCCCCGCCCCCGTCGACAAGGACGCGAAGTCACACCCAGCCTGCAGCTCAGGGTGTGGCGGCTGCAGCCTCACAGAAACAGAAAG GATTTAGCGGTAACCCATTCTCCCCGACCTCCATGGGAGCCGCCTCGTCATCAGATCCGTTTGGCATGGGAGCGTTCAATCCATCGACTTCAGAGCTGGACCGAGCTATCCAGAATGTTGACCAGGAACTGTTAGATTTACAG ACTGGCTTCAGTCGAGGGCTTTCAATAGGAACAGATGATTTCTCCTTAGATGACCTTGACCCCTTAAACCAGAGGTCATGA
- the LOC137297943 gene encoding PTB domain-containing engulfment adapter protein 1-like isoform X7 — protein MRSGNKQWMHPSDALLKGHILYNVKFLGECMVDNPKGTEVVKEAIRKMKFNKHIKRAEGQKPPKVELTISADGVTIQDPRTKMIMHQYPLHRISYCADDKSDKRMFTFIAKSPNTSQHFCYVFDSDKCAEEITLTVGQAFDLAYKRFLESSSKDMDIKKQFLLLQKKVQTLTFENQELKKRISELESIKDRSDVQDYMKSNQISDLSTVTYNLQESSTDDDFSSTSEQESQSAVGRRLENLVFDDFPPSSQTNGTNGTNGNTTPGGAQRQNSAQPTPLLSPPPPSTRTRSHTQPAAQGVAAAASQKQKGFSGNPFSPTSMGAASSSDPFGMGAFNPSTSELDRAIQNVDQELLDLQTGFSRGLSIGTDDFSLDDLDPLNQRS, from the exons ATGAGGTCAG GTAACAAACAGTGGATGCACCCATCGGATGCCCTCTTGAAGGGCCACATCCTGTACAATGTCAAG TTCCTGGGAGAGTGTATGGTGGATAATCCCAAAGGGACAGAGGTGGTCAAGGAAGCTATCAGAAAAATGAAA TTCAACAAGCATATTAAAAGGGCAGAGGGCCAGAAACCTCCCAAGGTGGAGCTGACAATATCAGCTGATGGGGTGACGATTCAAGACCCTCGAACCAAG ATGATCATGCATCAGTATCCTCTCCATCGGATATCCTACTGTGCTGATGACAAATCGGACAAAAGGATGTTTACTTTTATTGCCAAGTCACCAAATACTAGTCAACATTTCTGCTACGTCTTCGACAGTGATAAGTGT GCGGAGGAGATCACTCTGACGGTGGGACAGGCGTTTGACCTGGCTTACAAGCGCTTCCTCGAGTCATCCAGCAAAGACATGGACATCAAGAAACAGTTTTTGCTTCTGCAGAAAAAG GTTCAGACACTGACATTTGAAAATCAGGAGTTGAAAAAAAGGATTTCAGAGCTGGAATCAATCAAAGACCGATCGGATGTCCAGGATTACATGAAAAGTAACCAG ATATCAGACCTTTCAACTGTGACCTATAATCTCCAGGAAAGTTCAACAGATGATGATTTTTCTTCCACATCTGAACAAGAG TCTCAGTCAGCAGTAGGCAGACGTCTGGAGAATCTTGTGTTTGATGACTTCCCTCCATCATCACAGACAAACGGCACTAATGGAACCAATGGCAACACCACACCAGGTGGCGCCCAACGACAGAACTCTGCTCAACCTACTCCCCTAT TGTCACCCCCGCCCCCGTCGACAAGGACGCGAAGTCACACCCAGCCTGCAGCTCAGGGTGTGGCGGCTGCAGCCTCACAGAAACAGAAAG GATTTAGCGGTAACCCATTCTCCCCGACCTCCATGGGAGCCGCCTCGTCATCAGATCCGTTTGGCATGGGAGCGTTCAATCCATCGACTTCAGAGCTGGACCGAGCTATCCAGAATGTTGACCAGGAACTGTTAGATTTACAG ACTGGCTTCAGTCGAGGGCTTTCAATAGGAACAGATGATTTCTCCTTAGATGACCTTGACCCCTTAAACCAGAGGTCATGA
- the LOC137297943 gene encoding PTB domain-containing engulfment adapter protein 1-like isoform X8: MRSGNKQWMHPSDALLKGHILYNVKFLGECMVDNPKGTEVVKEAIRKMKFNKHIKRAEGQKPPKVELTISADGVTIQDPRTKMIMHQYPLHRISYCADDKSDKRMFTFIAKSPNTSQHFCYVFDSDKCAEEITLTVGQAFDLAYKRFLESSSKDMDIKKQFLLLQKKVQTLTFENQELKKRISELESIKDRSDVQDYMKSNQSQSAVGRRLENLVFDDFPPSSQTNGTNGTNGNTTPGGAQRQNSAQPTPLLSPPPPSTRTRSHTQPAAQGVAAAASQKQKGFSGNPFSPTSMGAASSSDPFGMGAFNPSTSELDRAIQNVDQELLDLQTGFSRGLSIGTDDFSLDDLDPLNQRS; encoded by the exons ATGAGGTCAG GTAACAAACAGTGGATGCACCCATCGGATGCCCTCTTGAAGGGCCACATCCTGTACAATGTCAAG TTCCTGGGAGAGTGTATGGTGGATAATCCCAAAGGGACAGAGGTGGTCAAGGAAGCTATCAGAAAAATGAAA TTCAACAAGCATATTAAAAGGGCAGAGGGCCAGAAACCTCCCAAGGTGGAGCTGACAATATCAGCTGATGGGGTGACGATTCAAGACCCTCGAACCAAG ATGATCATGCATCAGTATCCTCTCCATCGGATATCCTACTGTGCTGATGACAAATCGGACAAAAGGATGTTTACTTTTATTGCCAAGTCACCAAATACTAGTCAACATTTCTGCTACGTCTTCGACAGTGATAAGTGT GCGGAGGAGATCACTCTGACGGTGGGACAGGCGTTTGACCTGGCTTACAAGCGCTTCCTCGAGTCATCCAGCAAAGACATGGACATCAAGAAACAGTTTTTGCTTCTGCAGAAAAAG GTTCAGACACTGACATTTGAAAATCAGGAGTTGAAAAAAAGGATTTCAGAGCTGGAATCAATCAAAGACCGATCGGATGTCCAGGATTACATGAAAAGTAACCAG TCTCAGTCAGCAGTAGGCAGACGTCTGGAGAATCTTGTGTTTGATGACTTCCCTCCATCATCACAGACAAACGGCACTAATGGAACCAATGGCAACACCACACCAGGTGGCGCCCAACGACAGAACTCTGCTCAACCTACTCCCCTAT TGTCACCCCCGCCCCCGTCGACAAGGACGCGAAGTCACACCCAGCCTGCAGCTCAGGGTGTGGCGGCTGCAGCCTCACAGAAACAGAAAG GATTTAGCGGTAACCCATTCTCCCCGACCTCCATGGGAGCCGCCTCGTCATCAGATCCGTTTGGCATGGGAGCGTTCAATCCATCGACTTCAGAGCTGGACCGAGCTATCCAGAATGTTGACCAGGAACTGTTAGATTTACAG ACTGGCTTCAGTCGAGGGCTTTCAATAGGAACAGATGATTTCTCCTTAGATGACCTTGACCCCTTAAACCAGAGGTCATGA